One part of the Microbacterium aurugineum genome encodes these proteins:
- a CDS encoding helix-turn-helix transcriptional regulator: MASSGIHLTTLGHRIRHHRLENGFTLDELGALVGVAGSQLSLIENGKREPKLSLLQAIAQATSTEVTDLISGEPPNRRAALEIELERAQESPVFRQLGVAPVRVTKGMSDETIESVLGLHRELERREREAIATPEEARRANTELRLRMRAQNNYLPEIEKLAEKHLKAAGHVQGALTHRTVSIMAEKLGFELIYANDLPHSTRSVTDLENGRIYLPPASIPGGHGLRSMALQAMAHRLLGHTPPTDYADFLQQRLEINYFAACCLMPETAAVAFLQQAKKDRNLAVEDFRDGFGVTHEAAGMRMTNLLTQHLGMALHFLRVDSTGAITRVYENDDLPLPMDVTGAVEGQRVCRKFQARAAFTQQNRTVEHHQYTDTPSGTFWCSTQTGSSSDGEFSVTVGVPFDDARWWRGRETNDRAVSTCPDESCCRRPSAELSERWSGRAWPSARVHTHMFSPLPRGAFPGVDDNEVYSFLARHAGE, from the coding sequence ATGGCGTCCTCCGGCATCCACCTCACCACCCTCGGCCACCGCATCCGACACCACCGGCTGGAGAACGGCTTCACGCTCGATGAGCTCGGTGCGCTCGTCGGTGTCGCCGGCTCACAGCTGAGCCTGATCGAGAACGGCAAGCGCGAGCCGAAGCTGTCCCTCCTCCAGGCGATCGCGCAGGCCACGAGCACGGAGGTCACCGACCTGATCTCCGGCGAACCGCCGAACCGACGAGCGGCTCTCGAGATCGAGCTCGAGCGCGCACAGGAGAGCCCCGTCTTCCGACAGCTCGGCGTCGCTCCCGTGCGCGTGACCAAGGGCATGAGCGATGAGACGATCGAGTCGGTCCTCGGTCTGCACCGCGAGCTCGAGCGTCGGGAGCGTGAGGCGATCGCGACACCGGAAGAAGCGCGTCGTGCGAACACCGAGCTGCGGCTGCGGATGCGCGCGCAGAACAACTACCTCCCCGAGATCGAGAAGCTCGCCGAGAAGCACCTCAAGGCGGCCGGTCACGTCCAGGGCGCACTCACGCACCGCACCGTGAGCATCATGGCCGAGAAGCTCGGGTTCGAGCTGATCTACGCCAACGACCTCCCCCACTCCACCCGTTCGGTCACCGACCTCGAGAACGGACGGATCTACCTGCCGCCGGCCTCCATCCCCGGCGGCCACGGACTGCGCTCGATGGCTCTGCAGGCCATGGCGCACCGCCTGCTCGGACACACGCCGCCGACCGACTACGCCGACTTCCTCCAGCAGCGCCTGGAGATCAACTACTTCGCCGCGTGCTGCCTGATGCCCGAGACCGCCGCCGTGGCCTTCCTGCAGCAGGCCAAGAAGGACCGCAACCTCGCGGTCGAGGACTTCCGCGACGGCTTCGGCGTGACGCACGAGGCCGCGGGCATGCGCATGACCAACCTGCTGACCCAGCATCTCGGGATGGCGCTGCACTTCCTGCGCGTCGACTCCACCGGCGCGATCACCCGGGTCTACGAGAACGATGACCTGCCGTTGCCGATGGACGTGACCGGCGCGGTGGAGGGCCAGCGGGTGTGCCGCAAGTTCCAGGCGCGCGCGGCGTTCACGCAGCAGAACCGCACGGTCGAGCACCACCAGTACACCGACACACCCTCCGGCACGTTCTGGTGCTCGACCCAGACCGGATCGTCGAGCGACGGCGAGTTCTCGGTGACCGTCGGAGTGCCGTTCGACGATGCCCGCTGGTGGCGCGGACGGGAGACCAACGACCGGGCCGTCTCCACCTGCCCGGACGAGTCGTGCTGCCGCCGCCCGTCGGCCGAGCTGAGCGAGCGCTGGAGCGGACGGGCGTGGCCGAGTGCACGCGTGCACACGCACATGTTCTCGCCACTCCCCCGCGGCGCCTTCCCCGGCGTGGACGACAACGAGGTGTACAGCTTCCTCGCGCGGCACGCCGGAGAGTAG
- a CDS encoding phosphoenolpyruvate carboxykinase (GTP), whose product MAIAEVFTPRTSPVSAARTFGEAPTYDTPAMAELAAWVEEIRELTQPDAVHWVDGSRAENDRLLRDLVDEGKLIKLNPEWRPGSYLARSHPSDVARTEGRTFIASEREEDAGPTNNWAAPAEMHAKMNEIFAGSMRGRTMYVVPFSLGRVGGPLSHIGVQITDSAYAVASIGIMTRVGDAVTRQIAEGAPWVKTVHSVGAPLAPGEQDVEWPCNDDKYIVHFPETLEVYSYGSGYGGNAILAKKCFALRIASVIARDEGWLAEHMLLIRVIDPQGKAYHVAAAFPSACGKTNLAMLRPTIPGWRVETLGDDIAWIRPGEDGRMWAINPEAGFFGVAPGTGESTNVTAVETLWGNTIFTNVALRPDGDVWWEGLTDAPPANLIDWEGNDWTPESGRPAAHPNSRFTVSAAQCPQISEDWEEAVPLDVILFGGRRASNVPLVVEATDWTHGVFLGSNISSERTAAAEGTVGELRRDPFAMLPFCGYNMADYFGHWLKVGRGLRFDRAPRIFQVNWFRRGEDGRFLWPGFGDNSRVVDWIIRRIAGDVPAVDSPIGRLPRVEDLNLAGLDIPAADLDELFSVDAEAWKTEADLTEAFYDTFGDKVPAALRAELASLRYRLDKA is encoded by the coding sequence ATGGCCATCGCCGAAGTCTTCACCCCCCGCACGTCTCCCGTCTCCGCGGCGCGTACGTTCGGCGAGGCCCCGACGTATGACACCCCTGCCATGGCCGAGCTGGCCGCCTGGGTCGAGGAGATCCGCGAGCTCACCCAGCCCGACGCCGTGCACTGGGTCGACGGCTCGCGGGCCGAGAACGACCGGCTCCTGCGCGATCTCGTCGACGAGGGCAAGCTGATCAAGCTCAACCCCGAGTGGCGTCCCGGCTCCTACCTCGCGCGTTCGCACCCCAGCGACGTCGCCCGGACCGAGGGACGCACCTTCATCGCCTCCGAGCGCGAGGAGGATGCCGGTCCGACGAACAACTGGGCCGCTCCGGCCGAGATGCACGCGAAGATGAACGAGATCTTCGCGGGCTCGATGCGCGGCCGCACGATGTACGTCGTGCCGTTCTCGCTGGGACGCGTCGGCGGTCCCCTCTCGCACATCGGCGTCCAGATCACCGACAGCGCCTACGCCGTCGCCTCGATCGGCATCATGACCCGGGTCGGCGATGCGGTGACGCGCCAGATCGCCGAGGGGGCCCCGTGGGTCAAGACCGTGCACTCGGTCGGCGCGCCCCTCGCTCCGGGGGAGCAGGACGTCGAGTGGCCCTGCAACGACGACAAGTACATCGTGCACTTCCCGGAGACCCTCGAGGTCTACTCCTACGGCTCGGGCTACGGCGGCAATGCGATCCTGGCGAAGAAGTGCTTCGCCCTGCGTATCGCCTCCGTCATCGCCCGCGACGAGGGATGGCTCGCCGAGCACATGCTGCTGATCCGCGTGATCGACCCGCAGGGCAAGGCCTACCACGTCGCCGCCGCGTTCCCTTCTGCGTGCGGCAAGACGAACCTCGCCATGCTTCGGCCGACCATCCCCGGGTGGCGGGTCGAGACCCTCGGCGACGACATCGCCTGGATCCGTCCGGGAGAAGACGGTCGCATGTGGGCGATCAACCCCGAGGCCGGCTTCTTCGGGGTCGCGCCCGGAACCGGCGAGTCGACCAACGTCACGGCCGTCGAGACGCTGTGGGGCAACACGATCTTCACGAACGTCGCGCTCCGCCCCGATGGAGATGTGTGGTGGGAAGGCCTGACCGACGCGCCGCCCGCGAACCTGATCGACTGGGAGGGCAACGACTGGACGCCCGAGTCCGGCCGGCCCGCAGCGCACCCGAACTCCCGCTTCACGGTGTCGGCGGCGCAGTGCCCGCAGATCTCCGAGGACTGGGAAGAGGCCGTCCCGCTCGACGTCATCCTCTTCGGTGGACGCCGCGCCAGCAACGTTCCGCTCGTGGTCGAGGCCACCGACTGGACGCACGGCGTCTTCCTCGGCTCGAACATCTCGTCGGAGCGCACCGCTGCCGCCGAGGGCACGGTCGGGGAGCTGCGCCGCGACCCGTTCGCGATGCTGCCGTTCTGCGGCTACAACATGGCCGACTACTTCGGGCACTGGCTGAAGGTCGGCCGTGGCCTGCGCTTCGACCGCGCACCGCGCATCTTCCAGGTGAACTGGTTCCGTCGCGGGGAGGACGGCCGCTTCCTGTGGCCCGGGTTCGGCGACAACTCCCGCGTCGTGGACTGGATCATCCGGCGCATCGCGGGCGACGTCCCGGCGGTCGACAGCCCGATCGGACGCCTGCCGCGCGTGGAGGACCTCAACCTCGCCGGCCTCGACATCCCGGCCGCAGACCTCGATGAGCTGTTCTCCGTCGACGCCGAGGCCTGGAAGACCGAGGCTGACCTGACGGAGGCGTTCTACGACACCTTCGGCGACAAGGTCCCCGCGGCGCTGCGCGCGGAACTCGCCTCGCTCCGCTACCGCCTCGACAAGGCGTAG
- a CDS encoding MFS transporter: MSTATAPANPRSRVITASLVGTTIEFYDFYAYATAAVLVFPVLFFPTGNDTTSLLSSFAVFGAAMVARPIGAVVFGHFGDRFGRKATLVASLLTMGIATFVIGLLPTFQQIGWWAALLLLILRLAQGFALGGEWSGAALVATENAPKGKRAWYGTFPQLGAPLGFIIANFLFLTINWLLPHSENPALKSEAFLAWGWRIPFLFSAVMVIIGLWVRLKLVESDTFKKAETKGAIRKLPLATVFRHHWKQLILGTFIMLATYVLFYLMTNFTLAYGTKPASLETASAAAKAAAEATGASFDPSEFAAQFYPGLGFGYTDFVLMQIIGVVFFGIFTLLSGPIADAVGRRKLLLWVTGAIIVFGFTFNTFLLPAVDPKFTGALAQAFLVFGFLLMGATFGPMGALLPELFPTNVRYTGSAIAYNVSSILGAAVAPLIALWLWALGDGAPWLVGLYLSAMGVLTFIALLLSPETKDHDYDGDLGVAAAVEL, from the coding sequence ATGAGTACTGCCACTGCGCCCGCGAATCCCCGCTCGCGCGTCATCACCGCGAGCCTGGTCGGCACCACGATCGAGTTCTACGACTTCTACGCGTATGCCACGGCGGCCGTGCTCGTCTTCCCGGTGCTGTTCTTCCCCACGGGCAACGACACCACCTCGCTCCTCTCCTCGTTCGCGGTCTTCGGCGCCGCGATGGTGGCCCGCCCGATCGGCGCCGTGGTCTTCGGGCACTTCGGCGACAGGTTCGGCCGCAAGGCCACGCTGGTGGCGTCGCTGCTGACGATGGGCATCGCGACCTTCGTGATCGGGCTGCTGCCGACCTTCCAGCAGATCGGCTGGTGGGCGGCGCTCCTGCTGCTCATCCTGCGTCTCGCGCAGGGCTTCGCGCTCGGCGGCGAGTGGTCCGGCGCGGCGCTGGTGGCCACGGAGAACGCCCCGAAGGGCAAGCGCGCCTGGTACGGCACCTTCCCTCAGCTGGGCGCCCCGCTCGGCTTCATCATCGCCAACTTCCTCTTCCTCACGATCAACTGGCTGCTGCCGCACTCCGAGAACCCGGCCCTGAAGTCCGAGGCGTTCCTGGCGTGGGGCTGGCGCATCCCGTTCCTGTTCTCCGCGGTGATGGTCATCATCGGCCTGTGGGTGCGGCTCAAGCTCGTCGAATCCGACACCTTCAAGAAGGCCGAGACGAAGGGCGCGATCCGCAAGCTCCCCCTCGCGACCGTGTTCCGTCACCACTGGAAGCAGCTCATCCTCGGCACGTTCATCATGTTGGCGACGTATGTGCTCTTCTACCTGATGACCAACTTCACGCTCGCGTACGGCACCAAGCCCGCGTCGCTGGAGACCGCCTCGGCCGCGGCGAAGGCAGCAGCGGAGGCGACCGGTGCCTCCTTCGACCCGAGCGAATTCGCGGCGCAGTTCTACCCGGGGCTCGGCTTCGGATACACCGACTTCGTGCTGATGCAGATCATCGGCGTGGTGTTCTTCGGCATCTTCACGCTCCTGTCCGGCCCGATCGCCGATGCGGTGGGCCGCAGGAAGCTGCTGCTGTGGGTGACCGGGGCGATCATCGTCTTCGGCTTCACCTTCAACACGTTCCTCCTCCCCGCCGTCGACCCGAAGTTCACCGGTGCGCTCGCCCAGGCGTTCCTCGTGTTCGGGTTCCTGCTGATGGGGGCCACGTTCGGCCCGATGGGCGCGCTGCTGCCGGAGCTCTTCCCGACCAACGTGCGCTACACGGGCTCGGCGATCGCCTACAACGTGTCCTCCATCCTCGGTGCGGCCGTGGCCCCGTTGATCGCCCTGTGGCTGTGGGCGCTCGGCGACGGCGCCCCGTGGCTGGTCGGCCTGTACCTGTCGGCCATGGGCGTGCTGACGTTCATCGCGCTGCTGTTGAGCCCGGAGACGAAGGACCATGACTACGACGGCGACCTCGGCGTCGCCGCCGCCGTCGAGCTCTGA
- a CDS encoding glyceraldehyde-3-phosphate dehydrogenase, whose protein sequence is MNDSAAHREDWTASEELAERMIPLIGALRREHDVVTSLHGHRLLGLSATGLVEVHERVAQLGHERLPIEDSLAVLEAVHALAPGASSLDVARLVAGHASSGESLETYLADVLAPAMGAVAAEPTDVVLYGFGRIGRLLARILIAHTGGGSGLRLRAIVVRRGSENDLVKRASLLLRDSVHGRFAGSVTVDEEAEQIIANGTRIQVIYSDDPATIDYTAHGIDDAIVVDNTGRWRDEAGLSQHLRSKGVARVLLTAPGKSPLKNIVHGINDDTITDSDRIVSAASCTTNAITPVLAAIDEAYGVVKGHVETVHSFTNDQNLIDNFHKGDRRGRSAVLNMVITETGAAKAVAKALPQLEGKLTGSSIRVPTPDVSLAVLHLTIERPATKDQVNDYLRRVSLHSKLRQQIDYVESPDVVSTDFVGSHRAGIVDGLATIADEDTLILYVWYDNEFGYSCQVIRVLEVMAGSHPIVLPERREVTLQG, encoded by the coding sequence ATGAACGATTCCGCGGCACACCGCGAAGACTGGACGGCGAGCGAAGAACTGGCGGAGCGGATGATCCCGCTCATCGGGGCGCTTCGACGCGAGCACGACGTGGTCACCTCCCTCCACGGGCACCGCCTGCTCGGCCTGTCGGCGACCGGGCTCGTCGAGGTGCACGAGCGCGTGGCCCAGCTCGGACACGAGCGCCTCCCGATCGAAGACAGCCTGGCCGTGCTGGAAGCGGTCCACGCGCTCGCGCCCGGCGCCTCCTCGCTCGATGTCGCCCGTCTCGTGGCCGGGCATGCCTCCAGCGGCGAGTCCTTGGAGACCTACCTCGCCGACGTGCTGGCACCCGCGATGGGTGCCGTCGCCGCCGAACCCACCGACGTCGTGCTCTACGGCTTCGGACGCATCGGCCGTCTGCTGGCCCGCATCCTCATCGCCCACACCGGTGGCGGCAGCGGTCTGCGGCTGCGCGCGATCGTGGTGCGGCGCGGCTCGGAGAACGACCTCGTCAAGCGGGCATCGCTGCTGCTGCGCGATTCCGTGCACGGCCGCTTCGCCGGATCCGTCACGGTCGACGAGGAGGCCGAGCAGATCATCGCGAACGGCACCCGCATCCAGGTGATCTACTCCGACGACCCCGCCACCATCGACTACACCGCCCACGGGATCGACGACGCCATCGTGGTCGACAACACGGGCCGCTGGCGTGACGAGGCGGGGCTCTCGCAGCATCTGCGGTCGAAGGGGGTCGCCCGGGTCCTGCTCACCGCTCCGGGCAAGAGCCCGCTCAAGAACATCGTGCACGGGATCAACGACGACACGATCACCGACTCCGACCGCATCGTCTCCGCGGCCTCGTGCACGACGAACGCCATCACACCGGTGCTCGCGGCGATCGACGAGGCCTACGGCGTGGTCAAGGGGCACGTCGAGACGGTGCACTCGTTCACGAACGATCAGAACCTGATCGACAACTTCCACAAGGGAGACCGACGCGGGCGTTCGGCGGTGCTCAACATGGTCATCACCGAGACCGGTGCGGCGAAGGCCGTCGCGAAGGCGCTCCCGCAGCTCGAGGGCAAGCTCACGGGCAGCTCGATCCGCGTCCCCACCCCCGATGTCTCGCTCGCGGTGCTGCATCTGACGATCGAGCGTCCGGCGACCAAGGACCAGGTCAACGACTACCTGCGCCGCGTCTCCCTGCACTCGAAGCTGCGTCAGCAGATCGACTATGTCGAGAGCCCCGACGTGGTCTCCACCGACTTCGTCGGCTCGCACCGGGCCGGCATCGTCGACGGACTCGCGACGATCGCCGACGAGGACACCCTCATCCTCTACGTCTGGTACGACAACGAGTTCGGCTACTCCTGCCAGGTGATCCGCGTGCTCGAGGTCATGGCGGGCTCGCACCCGATCGTGCTCCCGGAGCGCCGTGAGGTGACGCTGCAGGGCTGA
- a CDS encoding LD-carboxypeptidase, giving the protein MLSAPRLTPGDRVAVLSPSFAAPAVAPDLHAQAMHRLEDLTGLIPIEYPTTRELGASPQARAADVNAAFADPSIRAILATIGGDDQLLVVPHLDPALPVADPKPFVGYSDNTNILNWLWGLGVRGYYGGSTAVHLGPGPFVDDIHLRSLRALLLTGGVLDITEPGESEDVGRRWHDPRALLEFGDRVPTEPWAWAGPASRVEGVTWGGCLEVIDGLAFADRLPRATDLEGVVLLLETSEERPSAGWVARWLRGLGERGILAAAAAVVVARPPVSDFEYHPSPAEAAALRAAQRDAVIDVVTHYNPDAVICVGPPFGHTRPQWILPYGGTMIVDGAARTITAAY; this is encoded by the coding sequence ATGCTGTCCGCACCCCGCCTCACCCCGGGGGACCGTGTCGCGGTCCTCTCCCCGTCATTCGCCGCTCCGGCCGTCGCGCCGGACCTGCACGCGCAGGCGATGCACCGGCTCGAGGACCTCACGGGGCTGATCCCGATCGAGTACCCGACCACGCGTGAGCTCGGCGCGAGTCCACAGGCCCGCGCCGCCGACGTGAACGCGGCGTTCGCCGACCCGAGCATCCGCGCGATCCTCGCCACGATCGGCGGAGACGACCAGCTCCTCGTCGTCCCGCACCTCGACCCGGCGCTGCCCGTGGCCGACCCCAAGCCGTTCGTCGGGTACAGCGACAACACGAACATCCTCAACTGGCTCTGGGGCCTCGGGGTTCGGGGCTACTACGGCGGCTCGACCGCCGTGCATCTCGGGCCCGGACCGTTCGTCGACGACATCCACCTGCGCTCCCTGCGTGCCCTGCTCCTGACCGGTGGTGTGCTCGACATCACCGAGCCGGGTGAGTCGGAAGACGTCGGGCGACGGTGGCACGACCCCCGGGCGCTCCTCGAGTTCGGCGACCGCGTCCCGACCGAGCCGTGGGCCTGGGCAGGGCCCGCATCACGGGTGGAAGGCGTGACCTGGGGCGGCTGCCTCGAGGTGATCGACGGCCTGGCCTTCGCCGACCGGCTGCCGCGCGCGACGGACCTGGAAGGAGTTGTCCTGCTGCTCGAGACCAGTGAGGAGCGGCCGTCCGCGGGCTGGGTGGCCCGGTGGTTGCGCGGACTGGGGGAGCGCGGCATCCTCGCGGCTGCGGCAGCCGTGGTCGTCGCCCGCCCGCCCGTGAGTGACTTCGAATACCACCCGTCTCCCGCCGAGGCTGCAGCGCTGCGTGCGGCGCAGCGGGATGCAGTGATCGACGTCGTGACGCACTACAACCCCGACGCCGTCATCTGCGTCGGCCCGCCGTTCGGGCACACCCGACCGCAGTGGATCCTGCCCTACGGCGGGACGATGATCGTGGACGGCGCTGCGCGCACGATCACCGCCGCGTACTGA
- a CDS encoding ABC transporter ATP-binding protein, whose amino-acid sequence MSGSATARRRGRGAQPDGPRATFRQLLPFLFEHKRTLIVVAVLSVVGAATSLVQPLLVGQVIEAVQSDAGIGILVWLLVGFVIVSSIISGFQHYLLQRTGTAVVYSSRRKLIARILHLPTSEFDARRTGDLVSRVGTDTTLLYAVLTQGLADAVGSAVLFLGALIAMLVIDPVLLLMIVLVIGLSVTVVVLLSGRIRTASTAQQMKVGELASGVERAIGSIRTIRASGATEREADTVTTLASETYGIGVRIAKISSLVVPVSGIALQLSLLVVLGVGGFRVAAGAITIASLISFIMFLFLLVMPLATTFGAITSVNQALGALGRIQEVLDLPTESQDDEKIAASLPREAAAADAPAIEFRDVRFHYPANVVAARQAAAKEARSLLADAHLESTEDAADAPQDHEVLRGVSFAVPHGSRVALVGPSGAGKSTILSLIERFYDPTGGSIRVHGHDARTYPRDDLRAHFGYVEQDAPTLAGTLAENLRLASPNATDADCERVLRAVNLGDVLERNPLGIEAPVGEDGVMLSGGERQRLAIARALLTDAPILLLDESTSSLDGVNEQRMREAIDAVSTDRTLIVIAHRLSTVVDSDLIVVLQDGVVVGQGTHAELVESTPLYRDLARHQLLA is encoded by the coding sequence ATGTCCGGTTCGGCGACAGCACGCCGCCGCGGACGGGGCGCGCAGCCCGACGGCCCGCGCGCCACCTTCCGCCAGCTCCTCCCCTTCCTGTTCGAGCACAAGCGCACGCTGATCGTGGTCGCGGTGCTCAGCGTCGTCGGCGCCGCGACCTCGCTCGTGCAACCCCTGCTCGTGGGGCAGGTCATCGAAGCGGTGCAGTCCGATGCCGGGATCGGGATCCTCGTGTGGCTGCTGGTCGGGTTCGTGATCGTGTCGTCGATCATCTCCGGTTTCCAGCACTATCTGCTGCAGCGCACGGGAACCGCGGTCGTGTACTCGAGCCGGCGCAAGCTCATCGCGCGCATCCTGCATCTGCCCACCTCCGAGTTCGACGCCCGCCGGACCGGCGACCTCGTCTCGCGCGTGGGCACCGACACGACTCTGCTCTACGCCGTCCTCACCCAGGGGCTCGCGGACGCCGTCGGCAGTGCCGTCCTGTTCCTGGGCGCCCTGATCGCGATGCTCGTGATCGACCCCGTGCTGCTGCTGATGATCGTGCTCGTGATCGGCCTCTCGGTCACGGTCGTCGTGCTGCTGAGCGGCCGGATCCGCACGGCCTCGACCGCCCAGCAGATGAAGGTCGGCGAGCTGGCGTCCGGCGTGGAGCGGGCGATCGGCTCGATCCGCACCATCCGCGCCTCGGGAGCTACTGAGCGCGAAGCGGACACCGTCACGACGCTCGCCTCCGAGACCTACGGCATCGGCGTGCGCATCGCCAAGATCTCCTCGCTGGTGGTCCCGGTCTCCGGCATCGCCCTGCAGCTCTCGCTTCTGGTGGTCCTCGGCGTGGGCGGGTTCCGCGTCGCCGCCGGTGCCATCACGATCGCGTCGCTGATCTCGTTCATCATGTTCCTCTTCCTGCTCGTGATGCCGTTGGCGACCACTTTCGGGGCGATCACCTCGGTGAACCAAGCGCTCGGCGCGCTCGGGCGCATCCAGGAAGTGCTCGATCTTCCCACCGAGTCGCAGGACGACGAGAAGATCGCCGCCTCGTTGCCGCGTGAGGCCGCAGCGGCGGATGCCCCGGCGATCGAGTTCCGTGACGTGCGCTTCCACTACCCCGCGAACGTGGTGGCCGCCCGCCAGGCGGCGGCGAAGGAGGCGCGATCCCTGCTCGCGGACGCCCACCTGGAATCCACCGAAGATGCTGCCGACGCCCCGCAGGACCACGAGGTGCTCCGCGGCGTGTCGTTCGCCGTCCCGCACGGCTCCCGCGTCGCCCTGGTCGGGCCCAGTGGCGCGGGCAAGAGCACGATCCTGTCGCTGATCGAGCGGTTCTACGACCCGACCGGAGGGTCGATCCGCGTGCACGGCCATGATGCCCGCACCTACCCGCGCGACGACCTGCGCGCCCACTTCGGCTACGTCGAGCAGGACGCGCCGACGCTGGCGGGCACGCTGGCCGAGAATCTGCGACTCGCGTCCCCCAACGCGACCGATGCCGACTGCGAACGCGTGCTGCGCGCCGTGAACCTGGGCGATGTGCTCGAACGCAATCCGCTCGGCATCGAGGCCCCCGTGGGCGAGGACGGCGTGATGCTGTCGGGCGGCGAGCGTCAGCGCCTCGCGATCGCCCGCGCACTGCTCACGGACGCCCCGATCCTGTTGCTCGACGAGTCGACATCCTCCCTCGACGGCGTGAACGAGCAACGGATGCGCGAGGCCATCGACGCCGTGTCCACCGACCGCACGCTCATCGTGATCGCGCACCGCCTCTCGACAGTGGTGGACAGCGACCTGATCGTGGTGCTGCAGGATGGCGTCGTGGTCGGCCAGGGAACGCATGCGGAGCTCGTGGAGTCGACGCCCCTCTACCGCGACCTCGCCCGCCACCAGCTGCTCGCCTGA
- a CDS encoding winged helix DNA-binding domain-containing protein, producing MKSATLLAERLRSHRLTAPTPTVSDAAHHMLAVQSQDFTAGRWALAVRTRGDVTLRDVDRAFDRGDLVRGWTMRGTLHTVPARDLGWMLEVTAARQRQQAATRHRQLGIDDDMIAAVVRAVTPSLRDGGRTRAELFEILEGIGIDPAGQRGIHLLFTLTIDGLICQGPVAPRTGVTREQRFVLVEDHIPDPARPDDPLAELFVRYIDGHGPAGVADFSWWSGLTLGQSREAAARAAERVVEVEEGLFRAVRRPRRTMDASAVHALGAFDEYYISYADRTDVCAPEHLAAVGPGKNGMVRATLIEQGRVIGTWSHATATRDAPPEFFADPADPAGVTAALGRFARFLDD from the coding sequence ATGAAGTCCGCGACCCTGCTCGCCGAGCGCCTCCGCTCGCATCGCCTCACCGCGCCGACGCCCACGGTCTCCGATGCCGCGCACCACATGCTGGCCGTACAGAGTCAGGACTTCACCGCCGGCCGATGGGCCCTCGCAGTGCGCACCCGGGGAGACGTGACCCTGCGCGACGTCGATCGCGCCTTCGACCGCGGTGACCTCGTGCGGGGCTGGACCATGCGCGGCACGCTGCACACGGTTCCGGCGCGTGACCTCGGCTGGATGCTGGAGGTCACGGCCGCGCGGCAGCGCCAGCAGGCGGCGACGCGTCATCGACAGCTCGGCATCGACGACGATATGATCGCCGCGGTCGTGCGGGCGGTGACACCGTCGCTGCGCGACGGCGGCCGCACCCGCGCCGAGCTCTTCGAGATCCTCGAGGGAATCGGCATCGACCCCGCGGGGCAACGCGGGATCCACCTGCTCTTCACTCTCACGATCGACGGACTCATCTGCCAGGGGCCCGTCGCCCCGCGGACCGGCGTGACGCGGGAGCAGCGTTTCGTCCTCGTCGAGGACCACATCCCCGACCCGGCGCGCCCCGACGACCCACTCGCGGAGCTGTTCGTGCGGTACATCGACGGCCACGGTCCGGCGGGCGTCGCGGACTTCTCCTGGTGGTCCGGACTCACGCTCGGGCAGTCCCGCGAGGCCGCCGCACGCGCGGCAGAGCGCGTCGTCGAGGTCGAGGAGGGACTGTTCAGGGCGGTCCGGCGACCGCGACGGACGATGGATGCGTCCGCCGTCCACGCGCTCGGTGCCTTCGACGAGTACTACATCTCCTACGCCGACCGCACGGACGTGTGCGCCCCGGAGCATCTGGCGGCTGTCGGTCCGGGGAAGAACGGGATGGTGCGCGCGACGCTCATCGAGCAGGGCCGCGTGATCGGAACCTGGTCGCACGCCACCGCGACGCGCGACGCGCCTCCCGAATTCTTCGCGGACCCGGCCGATCCCGCAGGGGTGACCGCCGCTCTGGGGCGATTTGCACGGTTCCTCGACGACTGA